CGCCGCGACGTACGCCAACGTTTGCGCGAATCCGCTACAGTGGAGGTCGCCGACTGAAGCCCCCGACAGCGCTTCCCCAATGCTGGGGAATAACGGCTTGGCAATGTGCCATCACTTTCCCCGGTTGTGGGGAAGCGTGGGCACGGCCGCCCTGGATGTAGTGGGTGTCAGCAATAAGATCAATGACTTACAGCGGTGCAACATGAATCATCATGCCTGGCACGAAGCCTGCTCAAGCCTGTACAAGGGCGCACTTCGCAGACCGGGGAACCGGGCAGTTCTTGGGAGTCGACCTTGGTGAACAGAGTATTGGTAGTCGATGACGAACAGACCCTTGCGCAAAACCTGCAAGCGTACCTGCAGGCGCAAGGCCTGGAAGTTCATGTTGCCCACGACGGTGCCAGCGGCATCGCACAGGCTGAACGCCTGGCGCCGCAGGTGATCGTGCTGGATTACCGCTTGCCCGACATGGAGGGGTTTCAGGTTCTGGAGGCTGTACGCAAGAACAGGCAGTGCCACTTCGTGCTGATCACCGCTCACCCGACCGCCGAGGTCCGTGAGCGGGCCGCCGAACTGGGAGTGACCCACGTCCTGTTCAAGCCGTTCCCGTTGGCGGAACTGGCCCGTGTAGCCTTCGACCTGATGGGCATTCAGCGCCAGCGCAGGGCCACGGACAACCCGGCAGAGGGGTTCGTCGAACGACGCCAGAACAGGAACCAATCGTTCCCCTTGCAGTTGTTCGATGGCAGTTGGGTGCTTGCAGACCGTCGCCGTAATGGCGCCAAGCCCCCAGGCACAGACGACGACCAACTGCTCACCGGGGAATAGCGGCGCCCGCGGCCCTGAGTGATCCAGCCTGCGACGCGCCCCTGAGCGGAGTCGCAGGCCATGTCCGATGTACGCGATACTGTAGGAGCGGATTTATCCGCGATCGGTCTCCCCCCGATCCCCCGACCAACCGCCTACCCCCGCGACCTGCTGGCCCAGGCCCGCCTGCAAGCCAGCGACGAGCGCTTGCTCAACTGCCTTGAACGCCTGGCCGCCGACACCCCCGACACGTTCCTGCAACGCCTGGGCGCCACCCTGCATTACCCGGTGCTGGCCAGCCAGGCCCTGCTGGCCAGCCACCCACGTTTCGACAAGGTCAGCCTGGCCCAGTGCCTGAAACGCGAGTTCGTGCTGATCGAACAGGGCGGTGAACTGCTTGGCGTGTTCGCCGACCCCTTCGACCACGCCCGCCTGGCCTGGATCGATGACGTGCTGCAAGGCGCGCCACTGTACCTGGCCCACGCCGCCGACCTGGCCACCTTCCTGGCCCGCCACGAAGAAAGCTTCCACGCCGTCGACGCCCTTGACCACGAGGCCGAGGCCAGCAGCGAGGCCGACCCGCTGCAGCGCCTGTCGCTGACCAGCATCAGCGAAGACCAGAGCAAAGTGGTCAAGCTGGTCAACTCCACCCTTTACGACGCCCTCAAGCAGCACGCCAGCGACATCCACCTGGGCATGACCGGTCAGGGCCTGACCATCAAGTACCGCATCGACGGCGTGCTGAACGGGGCCGGCAAGGCCAGCGGCAGTGCCTTTGCCGACCAGGTGATCTCGCGTATCAAAGTGATGGCCGAACTGGACATCGGCGAAAAGCGTGTGCCCCAGGACGGCCGCTTCAAAGTGGCGGTGGGCGAGCGGCAAATCGACTTTCGCGTGTCGATCATGCCCAGCATCTTCGGTGAAGACGCCGTGCTGCGGGTGCTCGACAAACAGGACCTGTCCGACCGCGTCAGCGGCGTGCAACTGCAGGCCCTGGGCTTTGCCGACGAAACCCTGCGCGCCCTGCGTCGTCTGGCCGCCGAACCCTACGGCATGATCCTGGTCACCGGCCCCACCGGCAGCGGCAAGACCACCACCCTGTACGCCATGATCAGCGAGATCAACCACGGCGTGGACAAGATCATCACCATCGAAGACCCGGTCGAATACCAGCTGCCGGGGGTGCTGCAGATCCCGGTCAACGAAAAGAAAGGCCTGACCTTTGCCCGTGGCCTGCGCTCGATCCTGCGCCACGACCCGGACAAGATCCTGGTGGGTGAAATCCGCGACCCCGACACCGCGCAAATCGCCGTGCAGTCGGCGCTCACCGGCCACCTGGTGTTCACCACCATCCACGCCAACAACGTGTTCGACGTGATCGGCCGCTTCAGCCAGATGCAGGTCGACCCCTACAGCTTCGTTTCGGCGCTCAACGCCGTGCTGGCCCAGCGCCTGATCCGCCTGGCCTGCCCGCATTGCTGCACGCCGTGCGAAGCCGATGACGAAACCCTGGCTGCCTCGGGCCTGACCCGTGAGGCGGTGGCTGGCTGGCACTTCGTGCGCGCCCAGGGCTGTGGCCAGTGCCGTGGCAGTGGCTACCGCGGGCGCAGCGCCATTGCCGAACTGCTGCACCTGGACGACGACCTGCGGCAGATGATCGTCGAACGCCGCCCCCTGTCGCAGATCAAGGCGCTGGCCTGCCAGCGCGGCCTGCGCCTGCTGCGTGCTTCGGCCCTGGACCTGGTCCGCGAGGGCCGCACCACCCTTGAGGAGATCAACCGTGTCACATTTATCGCCTGATCGATTCTGCGCCGTGGTCGGCGCTGAAGGTGTCGGCCTGGGTCGCTGGCACGCCACTCAACCGCAATGGCTGGGCAGCCGCGCATTCACCTGCGACGCCGCGCAACCGGCGTGGGAAGCCGCCCTGCAGGCGCTCAGCGCACTGCTTGCAGAACACGCCGTGCGCGGCGCCGAGTTGCGGGTGCTGCTGTCGGCGCGCTACAGCCGCTTCTGCCTGGTGCCCTGGAGCGATGCCATAGGCAACCCGCGCGAACTGGACGCTTACGCCCGGGCCTGCTTCGAAAACCTCTACGGCCAGTCGCTGGACGACTGGCGCATCGTGCTGTCGCCCGAGCCTGCCGGTGCCGCGCGTATCGCCACGGCGCTACCCCAAGCCCTGCTGCAAGGCCTGCAGGCGCTGAGCCGGCATAGCCAGCTGAAGCTGCGCTCGGTGCAGCCCTACCTGATGGCCGCTTTCAACCGCTGCTCGGCGAAGCTGGCCCAGGGCGACTTCCTCTTCGTACTTGCCGAACCCCGCCGCAGTGTGCTGATGCTGGCCGCGGGCGGTGCCTGGCAACAAGTGCTGGCCCAGGGCTGCGCCGACAGCGACCAGGCCCTGCAGGCACTGATAGACCGCACCTGCGAACTGTATGGCGAGCACATGCCACCGGTGTACCTGCATGCGCCGGGCCGGGGCGATGTGCCGCAGTTGGAGGCCGTGCAGCTGTGCCAGCCGGCCGGCGACAGCGACCCGCTGTGCGCCATGTGGCGGGCGGTGGCCTGAGATGCGCCGCCTCGACCTGGAATTTCAGCCCCGGCGCAGCGGCGCGCTGGCCTGGTCGCTGCTGGCCCTGGCCTGCGCCGTGGTGGCGCTGCTGGTGCTGGTGCAGCAGCACCTGCAAGCCGAACAGGTTGGCCTTGAAGCCCGCGTGCACAGCCTTGAACTGCAACTGGGCCGCCGCCCGGCCACCGCCGCACCGCAAAACACCGCCGCCAGCCGCGAGCAGGCCGAACGCCTGGCGCAGATGCGCAACGTGTCGCAGCAACTGCAGCGGCCCTGGCAGCAACTGTTCGGCATGCTCGAAGCGCAACCGCAAGAGGACGTGGCGCTGCTGAGCCTGACCCCGGACGCGCGCAAAGGCCAGGTTCGCATCGCCGCCGAGGCACGCAACCTCGAAGCAATGTTGCAGTACCACCAACGCCTGGAACAAAGCGCCGAGCTCAGCGACGTGTCGCTGCTCAACCATGAGGTAGTGGCCAACCAGCCCGAACACCCGGTGCGCTTCAACCTCACGGCAACCTGGGAGACCGGCCATGCGCGTCCCTGAACTGATCCTTCACGAGCAGCTGCGCCGCATCGGCCCGGTCGGCCTGGCCGGCGCTGCTGTCGCCGCCCTGGCGCTGGGTGTGGCACTGGCGGGCGTGCTGCCACAGTGGCAAGCCCTGCGCGAACTGCAGGCCAGCGAGGCGGATGCCAGCGCGCAGGTGGAGCGGGTCAAGCGGGGCGAGCTGAAAATTGCCGTCAAGCCCGAGCAACAGGCGCTGGACAGCCTGCGCCAGCAACTGCCGGGCCAGCCGGAGGCCAGCGAACTGATCGAGCGCCTGTACCACCTGGCCCGTGCCGAAAATATCAGCCTGGCGCGCGGCGAGTACGCACTGGGCGTCGACCCCAAAACCCAGCTTGCGCGCTACCAGATCGTGCTGCCGGTGCGTGGTAGCTACCCGCAGATCCGCGGCTTTCTCAAAGGCCTGCTCGGCCAGTTGCCGACCCTGGTGCTCGAAGACCTCGAGCTGCAACGCAAACGCATCGGCGACAGCGAGCTCAACGGCCGCCTGCGCATGACCCTTTACCTGTCGAGGTCGTGATGAACATTCAGCGTGCGGTGGTGTGGGCGGGGTTCCTCGGTATTGCAGGTGCACTGGCGTGGGCGCCGGGGCATTGGTTCGGGCAGGAGGACGAGGTGGCGGCCATCGCGGATAAATCCGCTCCTACAAAGTCCCCTGTAGGAACGGCTTCAGCCGCGATGGCGTCGGCACAGGCCTCCCGCAACCTGTTCCCCACCCAGCAATGGACCAAACCCCAAACCCTGGCCACCGTCACCGAACAACCGGCAATCGCCACTCCCGTCGCCGCTGCAGCCCCCACGGCCCCGGCCCTGCCATTCCAGTTCGTTGGCCGCATCGGCGACCGCGACGACCTGCAGATCTTCCTGCAGAGCGGCGAAAAACTCTACGTCGTGCGCCAGGGCGACGTGATCGACGACACCTACCGCCTTGTCCGGGTATCAGCCAGCGAGCTGGACCTGGTTTACCTGCCCTTGCATCAGTCACAGACCTTGTCTGTAGGGAGCGCACCATGAAGCCATCGAAGCCGTGCAAGCCTGCTCCGTTCCTGCTGTTGGCCCTGTGCGTGGCCATCGCCGGTTGCGGTAGCAGCGCGGTGCGCAAGGACAGTGACGAGCTGATGAAGGAGGGCCAGTACGAAGCCGGTATCGCCCGCCTCGAAGAGGCCCTGCGCGACGACCCGCGCGACACCGAGCTGAACATCGCCCTGGCCCACGGCCGCCAGACCGCCGTCGAAGCGCTGCTGAGCCAGGCCGACAGCGACCGCATTCGCCACGACTTCGCCGGTGCACGCATGGGCTATGGCCGGGTGCTGACCATCGAGCCGAACAACCGTCGTGCCCAGGAAGGCATCCGCCAGATCGAGCTGATCCGCACCCTCGACGAGCGCGTGGCCTTGGGCCAGGCGGCGCTGCGCCAGGGTGACCTGTTTGGCGCCGAGCGCTACATGCGCGAAGTGCTGCGCCTGGACCCGCAAAACCAGAAGGGCATCATGCTGCGCAGCGACATCGAGAACGTCCAGGCGCGCACCGCGCAGCCGTTCCCGCAGCTGCGCAGCAAGCTGGAGCGCCCGGTCACTCTGGAGTTTCGTGACGCCGCGCTGAAAACCATCTTCGAGGTGCTGGCGCAGGTTGCCGGCATCAACTTCATCTTCGACAAAGACCTGCGCCCCGACATGAAAGCCACCATCTTCGTGCGTGACGTGCGCATCGAAGACGCCGTGGCGCTGCTGCTGGAGCAAAACCAGCTGCACCAGAAGATCGTCAACGACAACACCTTGCTGATCTACCCCGACTCGCCGCAAAAGACCAAGGACTATCAAGAGCTGGTGATGCGCACCTTCTACCTCACCAGTATCGACGCCAACACCGCCCTGAACATGGTCAAGACCATGCTCAAGACCCGCGACGTGTTCGTCGACGAACGCCTGAACACCCTGACCATGCGCGACACCGCCGATGCCGTGCGCATGGCCGAGAAGCTGCTGCAGTCCCAGGACCAGTCCAACCCCGAAGTGGTGCTGGAAGTGGAGGTGATGGAGGTGGCCCGCTCGCGCATCCTCGACCTGGGCCTGCAATGGCCCAACACCTTCGGTGTGCTCAGCGATGACGGCAGCCCGGTGAGCGTGCTCGACCAGTTGCGCGGCATCAATTCCAGCCGCATCAGCATCTCGCCGGCACCCCAAGCCAAGATCAACGCCCAGGACAAGGACATCAACACCCTGGCCAGCCCGGTGATCCGCGTCAGCAACCGTGAGCAGGCGCGCATTCACATCGGCCAGCGCGTACCGATCATCAGCGCCACGTCCGTGCCGTCCACCCAAGGCCCGGTGATCACCGAAAGCGTGACCTACCTGGATGTCGGTCTGAAGCTCGAAGTACAACCCACCGTGCACCTGAACAACGAAGTGGCGATCAAGGTGGCGCTGGAGGTCAGCAACGCAACGCCCCTGGAAGCCACCCGCCAGGGCACCATCCCGGTTCAGGTCGACACTCGCAACGCCCAGACCAGCCTGCGCCTGCACGACGGCGAAACCCAGGTGCTGGCGGGCCTTGTGCGCAACGACAAGACCTCCAGCGGCAACAAGATCCCGGGCCTTGGCGACATCCCCGGCCTGGGCCGGCTGTTCGGCAGCAACCGTGATGACATGAGCAAGTCCGAGCTGGTGCTGGCCATCACTCCGCGCATCGTGCGCAACCTGCCGTACCAGAGCCCGTCGGACATGGAGTTCTCCACCGGTACCGAGTCGAGCCTGCAGGTGCGCCAGGTGGCGCCATTGCCCGCCCGCGAAGTACCAGTGGACGACACCGACAATGTGCCGGCCACCACCAGCCAGATGGCGGTGGTGCCAGGCACCGTGAGCCCACGGCCATGAAACGCCGCCAGCAGGGCTTCAGCCTGATCGAAGTGGTGCTGACCCTGGCACTGCTCGGGCTGCTCGCCAGCATGGCGGCGCCGCTGACCGAAACCGTGGTGCGCCGTGGCAAGGAGCAGCAGCTGCGCGAAGCGCTGTACCAGATTCGTGATGGTATCGACGCCTACAAACGCGCCTTCGACGCCGGCTTCATCGAAAAGCGCCTGGACGCCAGCGGCTACCCGCCCAACCTGCAGGTGCTGGTGGACGGCGTGCGCGATGTGCGCAGTGCCAAAGGCGCCAAGTTCTACTTTTTGCGGCGCATCCCCCACGACCCGCTGGTGGCGGCCAAGGACGAAGACGCCGGTGGCTGGGGCCTGCGCGCCTACGACAGCAGCCCCGACAACCCGCGTGAAGGGCAGGACGTGTTCGATGTGTATTCCCGGGCCCGCGGCAAGGGCCTCAACAACATCCCTTACGGGCAATGGTGACGGCCATGAAACGCAGCCGAGGCTTCACCCTGATCGAATTGCTGGTGGTGATGGCGATCATCGCCACGCTGATGACCATCGCCATGCCGCGCTACTTCAACAGCCTGGAAAGCTCCCGCGAGGCCACCCTGCGCCAGAGCCTTTCGGTGCTGCGCGAGGCCCTGGACCACTACTACGGCGACACCGGCCACTACCCGGACTCGCTCGAGCAACTGGTGGAGCAGCGTTACCTGCGCAACACCCCGGTGGACCCGATTACCGAACGCAGCGACGCCTGGCAACTGGTGCCACCGCCAGAAGGGGTGGCGGGCGGCGTGGCCGATATCAAGAGCGGTGCAACAGGGAGGGCGCGTGATGGCAGCCTCTTCGCAGAGTGGTAAGGCCTGCGCCGGCTTCACTTACCTGGGCGTGCTGCTGCTGATTGCCGTCAGCAGCGTGGCCCTGGCCGCCAGCGGCACGGTGTGGTCCAGCGTGACCCAGCGCGAGAAAGAGCGCCAGTTGCTGTGGGTGGGCGGCCAGTACGCCCAGGCCCTGCGCAGCTACTACCGCGCCTCGCCGGGCCTGGCGCAGTACCCGCAAGACCTGGCCGACCTGCTTGAAGACAACCGCTTCCCGCAGGCCCGCCGGCACATCCGCAGGCTCTACCCGGACCCGATCACCGGCAGCGACGACTGGGGCCTGCTGCGCGCCATCGACGGGCGTATCACCGGCGTGCACAGCAAGTCCGACGCCACCCCGTTCAAGCGCGGCAACTTCGACACCCAGTGGTCCGGCTTCGAAGGCCTGGAGCACTACAGCGACTGGCAGTTCGTCGCCGAGCAGGCGTTCAACGAAAGCGCCAGCGGCACCCGCGTACAGAGCGGTAAAGGAGATACGCCATGAAGCGCCTGATCGCCCTGTGCCTGAGTTTTGTCATGGCTGCGTTGCCCAGCCTGATTCGCGCCGCAGCCGAAGAAGAAATGATGGGCTTCATCGTCGACAACACCATCTCGCACATCGGCCACAGCTTTTACAACGATTTCACCGACCGCCTGCGCGCCACCAGCCGCCTGGACTTCAACCTGGTGGTGCGCGAACGCCCGGATGCCCGCTGGGGCAGCCTGGTGACCGTGGAGTACGAGCGCGAAGTGCTGTACCGGCGCTTTTTGCCGCCCAACGTCACCGAATTAAAAGAAGAGGCCGTCACGGCTGCCGACTCGGTCAAGCAGCAGATCATTCAACGCAAGCTGCAACGCCTGCTGCAGGACACCACTGATCTGGAGAGGGATGAGCTATGAAAACGCGCACTGCGAACTGCATCGCCGCCTGCCTGCTGGCCGGCACCTTTGCTGCCCAGGCCACGGAGCTGGTGTACACCCCGGTCAACCCGGCGTTCGGTGGCAACCCGCTCAACGGTACCTGGCTGCTGAACAACGCCCAGGCGCAGAACGACCATGACGACCCCGACCTCAAGGACCGCAGTTCGGCCTTTGCCGGCACCTCGGCCCTGGAGCGCTTCAGCAACCAGCTGGAGTCGCGGATGTTGTCGCAGCTGCTGGACAACATCGGCAATGGCCAGACCGGGAGCATGGCCACCGACGCGTTCCTGATCGACGTGATTGACGACTCCGGAGCCTTGAGCATCCAGGTCACTGATCGCGCCACGGGAGAAATTTCGATCATCGAGGTCAGCGGCCTGAACCCCTGAGAGGGACGGCTGGTTACTTGGGGAGAGCACACCATGAAACGTCTGCTGAGCACTTTGCTGATTCTCGCCACCTTGCAGGGCTGCGGCCTGCGCGAGCCGATGCCGGCCGAACAGGACTCGGAAACCCCGACCCTGACCCCGCGGGCCTCGACCTACTACGACCTGATCAACATGCCCCGGCCCAAAGGCCGCCTGATGGCGGTGGTGTACGGCTTTCGCGACCAGACCGGGCAGTACAAACCGACCCCGGCCAGCTCGTTCTCCACCAGCGTCACCCAGGGTGCGGCGAGCATGCTGATGGATGCCCTGAGCGCCAGCGGCTGGTTCGTGGTGCTGGAGCGCGAAGGCCTGCAGAACCTGCTGACCGAACGCAAGATCATCCGCGCCTCGCAGAAAAAACCCGACGTGCCGGAGAACATCCAGACCGAACTGCCACCGCTGCAGGCCGCCAACCTGATGCTCGAAGGCGGCATCATCGCCTACGACACCAACGTGCGCAGTGGCGGGGAGGGTGCCCGTTACCTGGGTATCGACATCTCCCGCGAGTACCGCGTCGACCAGGTGACCGTGAACCTGCGCGCGGTGGACGTGCGTACCGGGCAGGTGCTGGCCAACGTGATGACCAGCAAAACCATCTACTCGGTGGGCCGCAGCGCCGGGGTGTTCAAGTTCATCGAGTTCAAGAAGCTGCTGGAGGCCGAGGTGGGGTACACCACCAACGAACCGGCGCAGTTGTGCGTACTGTCGGCGATCGAGGCGGCGGTGGGGCATTTGCTGGCCCAGGGCATCGAGCGGCGGTTGTGGCAGGTGGCGGGGGATGCCGGGGAAGGCAAAAGGCGGGGGTGGAGAAGTATTTGAGCCAGTATCAGCAGGAATGAACCGGGCGCCGCTGTGCGGCGCATCGCGAATAAATTCGCTCCTACACGGTGAACTGCGCCCCGCATTCCCGGCGAAACCAGCGCCGCTCTTGTAGGAGCGGATTCATCCGCGATGCGCCGCACAGCGGCGCCAACATCGTTGAATTCACACCCAAATCGCATCCCAGTGCGGATAATCCCCCAGCTTCTGAACCAGCCCCGCCCTCAGCGGGTTCGCAACAATGTACCTCGCAACCTTCACCACATCCTCTTCCCGACGCAGCGCGCGATCGTGATAGCCGGCCTGCCAAACGGCCGCTGTAACGCCGCCTGCCTTGCGCAACATCTGGCTGGAGCGGGCCTTGAAATGGCGCATCAGCGTACTCAGCGCCACTGCCTTCAGTTCAATTAACCAATGCACATGGTCAGGCATCACCACCCAGGCCAGTGACCGGCACGCTTGCTCGCGGTCAAGCAGGCGCAAATGGCTGATCACCATACGTGCGCAATGGAACTCAAGGAACAAGGGCTTTCGATGCCGAGTGACGGTGGTCAGCAGGTAGAGCCTGCCGGGTTCCGAGTATCGCCCGCGACGCAGCTGATGGCCATTTGGAAAGGGCATGTGGGTCGTCCATGATTGGCAAGACCTGTAGCAGCCTAGCCTCGAAGACACAGAGGTGATTGGGAGGATTTTTTCAGGATGTTAGGGCGCCGCTGCGCGGCGCATCGCGAATAAATTCGCTCCTACAGGTATTGCGTCGTTTTGGGGCGTATCGGCGCCGGCGCCGTTCAATGCGTCAACCGCGAAACCAGCGCTGCCCTTGTAGGAGCGAATTTATTCGCGATGGGCCTAGCCTGCCTTGCGCAACGTCAAATTGATTCGCCGTTCCCCCATCCGCGGATGCTCGCCTGGCTTGATCGGCAACACCCCATGAAACCGCAACCGGTCCTCTCCACCCCATACCAGCACATCCCCATGGCTCAACGGGATGCGCTGGGTGCGGTCCGCACGCTGCAATCCACCTAGCAGAAACACCGCCGGCAACCCCAACGAAACCGACACGATCGGCTGCCCGAAATCCCGCTCGTCGCGGTCCTGGTGCAGGCTCAGGCGGGTGCCGGGCAGGTAATGGTTGACCAG
The genomic region above belongs to Pseudomonas sp. PSKL.D1 and contains:
- a CDS encoding response regulator — encoded protein: MVNRVLVVDDEQTLAQNLQAYLQAQGLEVHVAHDGASGIAQAERLAPQVIVLDYRLPDMEGFQVLEAVRKNRQCHFVLITAHPTAEVRERAAELGVTHVLFKPFPLAELARVAFDLMGIQRQRRATDNPAEGFVERRQNRNQSFPLQLFDGSWVLADRRRNGAKPPGTDDDQLLTGE
- a CDS encoding GspE/PulE family protein; translated protein: MSDVRDTVGADLSAIGLPPIPRPTAYPRDLLAQARLQASDERLLNCLERLAADTPDTFLQRLGATLHYPVLASQALLASHPRFDKVSLAQCLKREFVLIEQGGELLGVFADPFDHARLAWIDDVLQGAPLYLAHAADLATFLARHEESFHAVDALDHEAEASSEADPLQRLSLTSISEDQSKVVKLVNSTLYDALKQHASDIHLGMTGQGLTIKYRIDGVLNGAGKASGSAFADQVISRIKVMAELDIGEKRVPQDGRFKVAVGERQIDFRVSIMPSIFGEDAVLRVLDKQDLSDRVSGVQLQALGFADETLRALRRLAAEPYGMILVTGPTGSGKTTTLYAMISEINHGVDKIITIEDPVEYQLPGVLQIPVNEKKGLTFARGLRSILRHDPDKILVGEIRDPDTAQIAVQSALTGHLVFTTIHANNVFDVIGRFSQMQVDPYSFVSALNAVLAQRLIRLACPHCCTPCEADDETLAASGLTREAVAGWHFVRAQGCGQCRGSGYRGRSAIAELLHLDDDLRQMIVERRPLSQIKALACQRGLRLLRASALDLVREGRTTLEEINRVTFIA
- a CDS encoding pilus assembly protein, whose product is MRRLDLEFQPRRSGALAWSLLALACAVVALLVLVQQHLQAEQVGLEARVHSLELQLGRRPATAAPQNTAASREQAERLAQMRNVSQQLQRPWQQLFGMLEAQPQEDVALLSLTPDARKGQVRIAAEARNLEAMLQYHQRLEQSAELSDVSLLNHEVVANQPEHPVRFNLTATWETGHARP
- the pilO gene encoding type 4a pilus biogenesis protein PilO, coding for MRVPELILHEQLRRIGPVGLAGAAVAALALGVALAGVLPQWQALRELQASEADASAQVERVKRGELKIAVKPEQQALDSLRQQLPGQPEASELIERLYHLARAENISLARGEYALGVDPKTQLARYQIVLPVRGSYPQIRGFLKGLLGQLPTLVLEDLELQRKRIGDSELNGRLRMTLYLSRS
- a CDS encoding secretin N-terminal domain-containing protein, giving the protein MKPSKPCKPAPFLLLALCVAIAGCGSSAVRKDSDELMKEGQYEAGIARLEEALRDDPRDTELNIALAHGRQTAVEALLSQADSDRIRHDFAGARMGYGRVLTIEPNNRRAQEGIRQIELIRTLDERVALGQAALRQGDLFGAERYMREVLRLDPQNQKGIMLRSDIENVQARTAQPFPQLRSKLERPVTLEFRDAALKTIFEVLAQVAGINFIFDKDLRPDMKATIFVRDVRIEDAVALLLEQNQLHQKIVNDNTLLIYPDSPQKTKDYQELVMRTFYLTSIDANTALNMVKTMLKTRDVFVDERLNTLTMRDTADAVRMAEKLLQSQDQSNPEVVLEVEVMEVARSRILDLGLQWPNTFGVLSDDGSPVSVLDQLRGINSSRISISPAPQAKINAQDKDINTLASPVIRVSNREQARIHIGQRVPIISATSVPSTQGPVITESVTYLDVGLKLEVQPTVHLNNEVAIKVALEVSNATPLEATRQGTIPVQVDTRNAQTSLRLHDGETQVLAGLVRNDKTSSGNKIPGLGDIPGLGRLFGSNRDDMSKSELVLAITPRIVRNLPYQSPSDMEFSTGTESSLQVRQVAPLPAREVPVDDTDNVPATTSQMAVVPGTVSPRP
- a CDS encoding type II secretion system protein, with translation MKRRQQGFSLIEVVLTLALLGLLASMAAPLTETVVRRGKEQQLREALYQIRDGIDAYKRAFDAGFIEKRLDASGYPPNLQVLVDGVRDVRSAKGAKFYFLRRIPHDPLVAAKDEDAGGWGLRAYDSSPDNPREGQDVFDVYSRARGKGLNNIPYGQW
- a CDS encoding type II secretion system protein, producing MKRSRGFTLIELLVVMAIIATLMTIAMPRYFNSLESSREATLRQSLSVLREALDHYYGDTGHYPDSLEQLVEQRYLRNTPVDPITERSDAWQLVPPPEGVAGGVADIKSGATGRARDGSLFAEW
- a CDS encoding type II secretion system protein, whose amino-acid sequence is MAASSQSGKACAGFTYLGVLLLIAVSSVALAASGTVWSSVTQREKERQLLWVGGQYAQALRSYYRASPGLAQYPQDLADLLEDNRFPQARRHIRRLYPDPITGSDDWGLLRAIDGRITGVHSKSDATPFKRGNFDTQWSGFEGLEHYSDWQFVAEQAFNESASGTRVQSGKGDTP
- the csgE gene encoding curli production assembly/transport protein CsgE; translation: MKRLIALCLSFVMAALPSLIRAAAEEEMMGFIVDNTISHIGHSFYNDFTDRLRATSRLDFNLVVRERPDARWGSLVTVEYEREVLYRRFLPPNVTELKEEAVTAADSVKQQIIQRKLQRLLQDTTDLERDEL
- a CDS encoding curli assembly protein CsgF; this translates as MKTRTANCIAACLLAGTFAAQATELVYTPVNPAFGGNPLNGTWLLNNAQAQNDHDDPDLKDRSSAFAGTSALERFSNQLESRMLSQLLDNIGNGQTGSMATDAFLIDVIDDSGALSIQVTDRATGEISIIEVSGLNP
- a CDS encoding REP-associated tyrosine transposase; the encoded protein is MPFPNGHQLRRGRYSEPGRLYLLTTVTRHRKPLFLEFHCARMVISHLRLLDREQACRSLAWVVMPDHVHWLIELKAVALSTLMRHFKARSSQMLRKAGGVTAAVWQAGYHDRALRREEDVVKVARYIVANPLRAGLVQKLGDYPHWDAIWV